AAACCGGTCAGATCACCCTTTGAAAGCGGTATACTCATCGATAATCAGACCTGTGTCATTCCCTCAGCCAAAACACTTGAGTTTCTTCTTGAACACCGGTTTGGCACCATGCAAAACGGTATGGAGGATTTCTTCGGTATATGGGGAGGCGCCAATATCCGTTTGGGATTGAATTATAGTATTACAAACTTTCTGATGGTTGGTGCAGGTACTTCGAAAAATTACCGGCTTCAGGATATCCGCTGGAAATGGGATATCATTAAACAAACACGATCGGGCAGAATCCCTGTCTTTGTAACCTATTTTGGCAATATCACCATGGATGCGAGAAACAAGAGCGAATTTGGAGATAATTATAAATTCACCAACAGATTATCCTATTTCACAGAACTTATTGTCACGAGAAAATTTCACGATCGCTTCATACTGCAGGTTTCAGGCAGTTTCTCACATATCAATAAAGTAGAACAAGGCCTGGAGCATGATAAAATCGGGATTTCTTTCGGAGGCAGGATAAAGATCACTCCGCAGTCGTCATTTATTTTCAATTATGATATTCCACTCAATACAACCAAGATAGCTGAAAATGACCCCATGTACAAACCCTATCAGAATTTTGGTGTAGCCTGGGAAATTTCGACAAGTACCCATTGCTTCCAGTTCACTTTCAGCTCAGCCAACAGTCTCAGCAGGCAATACAACTTCCTGTTCAATGATAATGACTGGACAGACTGGTCAAATGGCTGCCCTCTGATGATTGGTTTGAACCTGACCCGTTTATGGAACTTTTAGGGGGTTTCCTACACTCTGAAATCGAGCATTCATAATCTGAACTAGTGCTAAATTTTACGAGTTTAAGATTTGACATTCGGTTTTTATTCCCTAAGGATATAACTCTTTATGGCATTCGACGCATAAGGTTGACTTCCACTCATCACCGATATCGACCGGATGTTTAAACTCAAGCGAAGTTGTGACTGTACCAACTTCAAGGTTGCCGGGTTCACCCTGAGCCACAATCGAGTGGCACAGATTACAATCCTTGGAAATAATATGTCCCTTATCACTGGTATGAAGGTTATCATGACATCGGAAACAGCCAGTGAATTCAATATGGCCGATATGGTTGGGATAGGCATTCCATCTGACATTCATTTCAGGGAAAACATTCCTTTCAAATTGTGTGATAATACCCTCAATGGCCTTATCAACAAGCGCTTTACCTGAATCAGTCGCAACAATTTCAGGATATGAATCCTGATAATATTTATTCACTTCATTCCGGATAAACTGGACTGCACTGTCGGTAGTAGAGAATTTATCATTAAGGGCCTCCATAGCGACGAATTTCATATCCGGAAGATCCTTGGGAATAATACCGGAAGTCATGCCGTTGTCGATAAAATACTGCGGTGTCTGATAATCATGTGACGGACGGTTATGGCAGTCCATGCAGTCCATCACCCGCGTTTCCATTTCATTCAGTTGTTCATCGGTAAACTCTTTATCCTGAGTGTTATAAACATAGACTTCACCAGTTTTAAGATTAGTGTACTTTACCCAGGGAATAGACTCGCGGTCTTTTGTTCCGGCCTTATATTCAATTTTTATGTTTGGATTGATATGCCAGTGAATACCTTCCTTGAGTCCGAGTGCGCTGTATTGCGGGCCGACCTTCATCCGCAGGTTAATATCCCATTCCACATTGCCATCACTGAGAAAATGTTTTTCAATAATGTCCTGATTTGCATAGAATTTCTGGGGCCAGTGGCACTTTTCACACGTTTCTCTGGCCGGGCGCAGGCTGGAAATAGGAGTTGGAATAGGTCGTGGATAGGTATTGAATGTGGCCGCATAGACCTGATATAAACCAGAAAGTTTTGATTTTACATACCAGTTAGCGCCCGAACCGACATGACATTCCACACAGGCTACACGTGCATGAGCTGAATTCTGGTAAGCTGTATATTCTGGGTTCATCACCTTATGGCAGAGTTTCCCGCAAAACTCAACCGATTCGGTAAAATGAAATGCTTCATAGCTGCCCACAGCAGAAAGCAGAAGAAAAATCATGGAACCGACGCCAAATAGCATAAAAGCATTGCGCTGCCGGTAATTATTGAAGTCGATTACAGGCCACTTCGGCTCTTCAACTTTTTTGTCCCTCTTATCCTTCCGTATTGTACGGATCATTCCAACCGGGATTAGCAACAATCCTGCTATCAGAAAAACCGGTAAAATAATATAAATAAACAGACCAAGGTAAGAGCTACCCTGTTTGAGGAAGACGGAGATAACGAATAAAAAGACGATCATGAAAAGGGCTACAAGAGCAACTGTAACTCCTATCAGAGAGGTCCAGTTGTTTAAGGAACGCGGGAGTTTCATAATAAAACATGATTATAGATTTATAACAAATATATAAAATGTTATAAATCCACACACCTTTTTATTGAATGTTCTCCTGTTGATCCGTCATTATCGCTGAACGATCAGCTTGTCGACAACCGTATTTTCACCAATGATATATTTCAGAATATAGATCCCATTCCTGAGGACACCTGGCAACTGAACCGTTTTGGAATAATGACCAGCACCCTGGTGTTCATCCATTAAAATCGCACACTGTTGACCAGCCATGTTATACAGTTCAATTCTGACTGTGGCAGCACTTGAAATGGAATAGTCAAAAGTCAGATTTTCACTGGCAGGATTTGGATAGTAGCCAAAATGTAAAATTTCATTTTCTCTGATTGATGTTGAAAGATCCTCGGGGATAACCAGGGTGGATAGTTTGGTGACCGGTTTACTGACCGTAAATGCACCATAAAAGGTGACGCTTCCTGTTCCTGCGGCAGGGGCCGTCCAGTTAAATGACCACACTTGTGTACTTGAGTTGCTGGCAGACGAGTGGGTGACATATTTACCATTACCGACCAGTTTATTTCCGGTTCCGGCTGTTAAGGTTCCCACCAGGTTTCCGGAAGGTGTATCGATCAGACAGTGCCTAAAATATCTGGTCATGAAGTTTGTTTAGGTTTATATACTAATTTTAACTGAAAATATACCGGATATTTGTACTATTATGGCTGATCCTTTTGTCTATTGTAACAGTCTGACTTCCTATTCACGAATACGGACACGTGTTGTCCAGATCAGTGATATACCACTTGGTGGGGATAATCCTATTCGAATTCAGTCAATGACCTCAACAAACAC
The genomic region above belongs to Bacteroidota bacterium and contains:
- a CDS encoding DUF5777 family beta-barrel protein, yielding MKKLIADIVIFFSGISFLVAQETTEPAKTEDKPVRSPFESGILIDNQTCVIPSAKTLEFLLEHRFGTMQNGMEDFFGIWGGANIRLGLNYSITNFLMVGAGTSKNYRLQDIRWKWDIIKQTRSGRIPVFVTYFGNITMDARNKSEFGDNYKFTNRLSYFTELIVTRKFHDRFILQVSGSFSHINKVEQGLEHDKIGISFGGRIKITPQSSFIFNYDIPLNTTKIAENDPMYKPYQNFGVAWEISTSTHCFQFTFSSANSLSRQYNFLFNDNDWTDWSNGCPLMIGLNLTRLWNF
- a CDS encoding NapC/NirT family cytochrome c — encoded protein: MKLPRSLNNWTSLIGVTVALVALFMIVFLFVISVFLKQGSSYLGLFIYIILPVFLIAGLLLIPVGMIRTIRKDKRDKKVEEPKWPVIDFNNYRQRNAFMLFGVGSMIFLLLSAVGSYEAFHFTESVEFCGKLCHKVMNPEYTAYQNSAHARVACVECHVGSGANWYVKSKLSGLYQVYAATFNTYPRPIPTPISSLRPARETCEKCHWPQKFYANQDIIEKHFLSDGNVEWDINLRMKVGPQYSALGLKEGIHWHINPNIKIEYKAGTKDRESIPWVKYTNLKTGEVYVYNTQDKEFTDEQLNEMETRVMDCMDCHNRPSHDYQTPQYFIDNGMTSGIIPKDLPDMKFVAMEALNDKFSTTDSAVQFIRNEVNKYYQDSYPEIVATDSGKALVDKAIEGIITQFERNVFPEMNVRWNAYPNHIGHIEFTGCFRCHDNLHTSDKGHIISKDCNLCHSIVAQGEPGNLEVGTVTTSLEFKHPVDIGDEWKSTLCVECHKELYP
- a CDS encoding T9SS type A sorting domain-containing protein; the protein is MTRYFRHCLIDTPSGNLVGTLTAGTGNKLVGNGKYVTHSSASNSSTQVWSFNWTAPAAGTGSVTFYGAFTVSKPVTKLSTLVIPEDLSTSIRENEILHFGYYPNPASENLTFDYSISSAATVRIELYNMAGQQCAILMDEHQGAGHYSKTVQLPGVLRNGIYILKYIIGENTVVDKLIVQR